GACCAACGCCAGGGCGCTCGCGGCCATCCGCGGGGTCAGCCCCGGCACCCCCGCGATTTGCCCCGCGTCCATGGAGCCCGAGACGTCCACGGCGACCACGATGCGCTTGCCACTCGGCGCGACGTTGCCGAAAGCTTGATAAAACGCCCCGTCGAGCGCATCCACGATCGCAGGGTCCGGCTCCCAGGGCCCGCCCAGGCCGCGCACCCCGTGCCCCTGGCGATAGGTGGCGAGGGCGGCAAGCAGCTTGATGGGATGAAGCCGCGCTTGCCTCAGGCGCTCGCCGTCTCCTAGCCGCTCGCACACCAGCCGAGACGCCTCCGAGCGGGGCCGCAACAGCCCGACGCGGGCCATGGCCGCGAGCTGTCGTACCATGGCCTCCATGGGCATCGCTGCGAGCAGCGCCTCCCAGACCTCGGCGCGATCGAGCCAGCGGGTCGGCACGGCTTCGCGCGGCAGGCGATGGGCCGCGAGCAGGGCGACGACCTCTTCGGACGTCTCGGCGCGGCGCATGGCCTCGAAGGCCGTAAGCAGTGCGGGCAGCTCTTGATCGGCAGTTGCGGACTGTTGGGTGACCCAGTGGAAAAGGGCCGCATGGGCGCTCGTTCCGGGGATGGGGTGCGAGAGACGCAGGGCGTCCCGGTGGCTCCAGCCATCCCGCCGCCGGTACTTGATGACCTGGTGGGCGAGCTCGTCCGGCGTCTTGTCGTTGTACCACGCGCCGATGGCTCGCCTGAGGCCCCTGCCCCAGCCGCGCAAGCCTTCGACGTAAGCCATGAAGTGGAAGAGATGGGTACCGATCCGCGCCACGCGCGGCAGGGCGGCAAGCGCGAGCGAGCGGGTCTCGGCATCACCCGTCGCAGCCGCGAGGGCCAGGGCGAAGAGCGCCGGGTCGTTGCGGGGCGCGCGCCCGGCCTCGCTGATGGCGACGATGCGCGCGACGGCTCGAGGGCCGTCCTCGGCGAGGCAGTGCAGAACGGCCTCCGCATTCTCGCGCGTGAGGGCCGCGCTCCTGGCATAGTAGCTGCCGCCCTCGCTGCCCAGGATGAGGAAGCGATCGAGGCGGCGCCAGTCATCGACCGCCCAGGCGAAGCCCCCGGCGCTGTTGGGTACTTGCGCCGAACCCAGAATCGGCTGGTCTTGGGGCGTCGCCATGGCCTCTCCC
Above is a window of bacterium DNA encoding:
- a CDS encoding TROVE domain-containing protein, whose protein sequence is MATPQDQPILGSAQVPNSAGGFAWAVDDWRRLDRFLILGSEGGSYYARSAALTRENAEAVLHCLAEDGPRAVARIVAISEAGRAPRNDPALFALALAAATGDAETRSLALAALPRVARIGTHLFHFMAYVEGLRGWGRGLRRAIGAWYNDKTPDELAHQVIKYRRRDGWSHRDALRLSHPIPGTSAHAALFHWVTQQSATADQELPALLTAFEAMRRAETSEEVVALLAAHRLPREAVPTRWLDRAEVWEALLAAMPMEAMVRQLAAMARVGLLRPRSEASRLVCERLGDGERLRQARLHPIKLLAALATYRQGHGVRGLGGPWEPDPAIVDALDGAFYQAFGNVAPSGKRIVVAVDVSGSMDAGQIAGVPGLTPRMAASALALVTTATEQDVTVIAFSDRMVPLALSAHQRLDDVMRLSAAIPFGGTDCALPMLWALEHGVEADAFVILTDSETWAGDVHPSEALARYRARTGIPAKLAVVGMVSNGFSIADPADPGMLDVVGFDTAVPQLLSDFIAGWPR